Within Actinosynnema pretiosum, the genomic segment ATGTCGTTCAGCGCGTCCCTGGTGGGCGTGATCATGACCGTGGCGCGGCCACCCGGCCGGTCGGCGGCGACCCGACCGCCGTCGATCCCGGTGCCGCTGTACTCGAAGGCGACGATCTGCTCGTCGCCGAGCGCGTCGAACGTGAAGTCGCCGGGGCTGCCCTGCGCGCCGTCACCGGGCGGCCCGCTGTTCTCCGGGAACGTGGTGGAGCTGATCTTCGGGGTCTGGCTGGGGCGCACCAGGTCGGCGGTGAACTCGCACGGCTCGGACCAGGCGGACTTGGCGAGCCCGTCGTCGCTGCGCGCGGCGAACGCGTAGGTCCCGCCGTCCTGGACCATGCCCTCGGGGAAGTGCCCCCACAACCTGCTCGAGTAGTCGTCCATGGTGACCTCGACGCGCCGCCCCGGCTCGGCCACCGGCCAGAACGCGAGCTGACCGGTCCGGGCGCCCCCGTTGACGTCGCGCGTGGTCGCCGAGACGACCGGGCGGCCGGTGGTGATGTACGGGACGGCGCCGCACTCGTAGTGCTCCACGAACAGGTTCGTCGGGGTGTCCGGCGGGTGGTTGTAGGCGCCCCGCAAGGGCGAGCCTGCCAGCCCGTGCACGCGCGACCTGCTCGGGTCCGCCTGGTGCTCCTCGGCGACGCGGACCACCACGGTCAGGGAGGAGCGGCCCTCGGCGACGGCCCGCGCGACGGCGTCGTGCGCGCTCCAGGCGGGGTAGCCGGGGCACTCCCCCGCCTGGGGCGCGGGTTCGAGCCTGGTCAGCTCGGGAGGCTGGTTCGCCCAGGTGATCGGGCCGGTCGGCTCGACCACCCACACCTCGGTGGCGCGCGGCGCGGAGCAGTCGGCGACCGAGCGCTCGACGAGCTCGATGTTCGCGCTGAGGACGTCGGCGCGCAGGTACGAGGTGAGGTCGTAGGTGAGGTAGGACTTGCCGGTGTGGCTGGTCCCGGCCTCGTCCACCCAGGTCCCGGTCCTGGCGTCGGCGGACGCGTCCGAGGTGTCGGGGCTGGCGGAGTCGACGGTCACCCTGGTCGACGGGTGCCGGTAGTAGCTGGACGGGGCGGCCGAGGCCGTTCCCGCCGCGGTGACGAGGCTGCCGAGCAGCGCGGTGACGAGCAGGCCGGTGCGCAGCGCGCGCCGGGGTCTTCCGGACGGTCCCATGCGTGTTCCCCCTGGGTTCGTGGCAGTGCCGGGCACACCGTGAACGGCGGGGGCGCGCGGCGTGGCGGTTCGACGGGGACGGCAGCGGTGAACCGCAGGGCGGCGGGGTTCCGGGCTGCGGCAAGGCGAACCTGCGGGGTCCCGGCGGTCGAGGCCCGTCAGCCGCCCAGGAGGGCGGCGAGCAGCGCCTCCGGCGTCTCGACCTGCGGCAGGTGGCCGGATTCGGGCAGGACGGTGAAGCGGGCGCCGGGGATCGCGGCGGCGTAGGCCTTCCCGTACCCGACGTCGACGACGCCGTCGCTCTCGCCCCACACGACGTGGACGGGGATCTGCGTCGCGGCGAGCCTGCCCAGCAGGGTCGGGTCGGACATGGTGGGGCCCGCGTAGGCGAGCAGGGCGCGCACGTCCGGGCTCGGGCCGGGGGTGCCGGGGGTCTGCGGGCGGGGCGCCTTGGCCGGGTCGTGGAAGGACAGCGCGCGCAGCTCCTCCGGGGCCAGGCCGCGCACGTCGGTGAGCGGGTGGCCGTCGACCTCGACGCCGATGCCGTCGACGACCACCGCCTCGGCGACGCGGGGGCCGCCCAGCAGGGCGAGCTCGGCGGCCACCCAGCCGCCGAAGGAGTTGCCCACGACGGTGACGCCGGTCAGGTCGAGGCGGTCGAGCAGGTCGGCGTACGCGGCGGCCAGGTCGCGCGCGGTGGCGAGGGCGTCCGGGCGGTCGGCGCCGTCGAAACCGGGGTGCGTGGGGACCAGGACCCTCGCGCCCGCCCGTTCGGCGAGCAGGGCCGCGAAGGGGCGCGCGGTGGGGACGCCCGCGCCGCCGTGCAGGAGCAGGAACGCGCGGGTGCGGTCGTGCTGCTCGACGGTGATGCCTGCGATCCGGGTGGTGCTCACGGGTGCCTCCTCGGGGTGGGCCTGTTAGCTAAGGAACCTTAGGTCAGGTTCCTTAGCTAAGCAACCTTGCAGCTGTCGTCGGGGTTGCCTACGCTCTCGGCGTGCCTTCGAAGCAGCGGGTGGGACTGGCGGTCAAGCGGTTGCAGTGGCAGCACCACCGGGAGGCCACCCGGCGGCTGCTGGCGGGCGCGGGGCTGTCGCTGGTGCAGTGGGACGTGCTGCGGCACCTGCGCGAGGACCCGGACGCCTCGCTGCGCGCGCTCGCCGCGCTGACCTTCCAGACCGACCAGTCGATGGGCGAGCTGGCCAGGCGCATGGTCGAGCGCGGCCTGCTCAGGCGGGTCGACGGCGGCGGGCGGGCGGTGCGGCACGCGCTGACCGACGAGGGCATCGCCGCGCACGAGGCCGGGTCCGGGATCGTCGACGAGGTGCTGGAGGAGACCGTGGGCGTGCTGACCGACCGCGAGCGGGCGGAGCTGCTCGCGCTGCTGGAGAAGGCGTTGGGCGGCCGGGGGCAGGCGCCGGGCGGAAGTGCCTAGGCAACGTCGCGCGCGGGATCTGGGCAACTCCGACCGACGCGCGGGCGCCGCTGCGGCGACCACCATCGGGGCTCGTCACAGCGCGACCGAACCCGGACGCGCCCGAGCATCGGAGCCCCGCGCATGTCCTCCGCAGCCCCGTCCCCGACCGCCCGCCGCCGCCGGTGGTGGGCCTCCTGGGTCCTGGTGACCGCGCTCGCGATCGCCATCACGGCCATCTCGGTCCCGCCCTACCTGACCGGTGGCGCGAACTTCCCCCTCGACCGGACCATCGTCGGCTACTACACGAGCCTGGTCCTGCACTCGGTGCCCGCCGGGCTCACGCTGCTGATCGGGCCGCTGCAGTTCGTGCCCCGGCTGCGGGCCCGCTTCCCGCGCGCGCACCGGATCTCCGGGCGGGTCTACCTGCTCTCGGTCGTCGCGGCCTCGGCGACGTCGGCCTACGCGACGGTCGTGACGCCCAGCGGGTTCCCGCTGCAGGTGGTGTTCACCATGCTGATCGCGGCGTGGCTGTACACGGCGTTCGAGGCGTACCGGACGATCCGGCGCGGCGACGTGCGGATGCACCGGGTGTGGACGGTCCGCAACTACACGCTGACGTTCGCCGCCGTGACGCTGCGGGTCTACCAGCTGACCGGCATGGCGCTGCTGCCGTGGGTGGACTACCGGGACATGTACACCACGAGCGCGTGGGCCGGGCTGCTCGGGAACGTGCTGATCGCCGAGTACTTCATCGTGCACCGGATGCTGGCGCCCAAGACCCGCGAGTCCGCGCCCGCGCCCGCGCCGAGGCAGACCGCGGCGATCGGCTGAGCTCCTACCGGCTGGGCCGCGACTGGCTTGGCCACGGCCAACCGGGCTGCGGCAGGACCGGCCCGCTCACGGCAGCCGGTCCAGCGCGACCAGGTCGGGGTGGTCCTTGAGCTGCCTGCGCGAGGTGATGCCGAGCTTGCGGAAGATGTTGCGCAGGTGGGCGTCCACGGTGCGCTTGCTGACGAACAGCTGCACCGCGACCTCCTGCGAGGTGGCCCCGCCGACCACGAGCCCGGCCACCGCGACCTCCTGCGCGGTGAGCTTCTCGCGGTCCGCGCCCGCCCGCCGGTCGACCCGCTCCCCCGCCGCGCGCAGCTCGTTCTCGGCCCGGCGCGCGAAGCCCTCGGCCCCGGAGGCGGACAGCAGCCCGCGGGCGGACCCCAGGTGCGCCACCGCGTCCCGGCGACGGCCCTTGCGGCGCAACCACTCCCCGTACAGCAGGTGGGCGCGGGCCCGGTACGGCACGAGGGGGCTGCGCGCGAGGAGGTCGACGGCGTCCCGGTAGTGCTCCTCCTCGCCGGTGACGAGCCCGCGCGCGCAGGCGGCCACGCCGAGGCTGGACGGGGTGGGGCTGGCCTCGGCGCGCTCGGTGAGCGCGTCGAGGGCCTCGGCGGCGACCGCGTCCTCGCCGCAGCGGACGGCGGCCTCCACCAGCTCCGGCAGGACCGCGCCGACCAGGAACAGCCTGCTGGGCGCGGTGGCCTCGCGCGCGGCGGCGAGGGCGGCCGGGTGGTCGCCGAGGCCGTTGGCCAGCAGGGCGGTGGTCCAGTGCAGGTTGGTGACGCCCCCGCCGCCGGGGCCGCGGTGCTCGGACCCGGCGAGTTCGAGCGCGTCGGCGCGCCTGCCGCGCAGGGCGGCCAGGTGCAGGCGGGGGTGGACCAGCGGGGGTTCGCCCAGCGCGTCGGCCACGGCCTCCTCCTCGGCGGTGGCGGCGAGCGCGACCGCGACGTCGCCCGCGAGGGTGGCGCAGGTGGCGCGCTGGGCCAGGCCGAGACGGAGGGCGACCGGGGAGCCGAGGGCGCGGCCGGTGGTCACCAGGTGCTCGGCGATGGCGGCGAGCGCGTCCAGGTCCCACAGCTCGGCGGCGACCATGACGGAGATCGCGGGCCAGCGCGTCCACAGTGGACTGCCGGTGCCGTGCAGGGCGGCTTTGAGCGCGGGCGCGGCGGCGCGGTAACCGCTGCGGGACAGGGTGATCAGCGCGTCCAGGACGTCGGGCTCGGCGGACGGCGGCGCGGTGCGGGCGGCACGGCTCACGACGTCGTCGACGACTCCCCCGCCGCGTCCGACGAGCAGGCTGGTCTCGACGGCCTCGACCAGGCAGTCGCGGGCCCGTTCGGCGTCCACCGGGGACAGCCGTTCGGCGGCGCGGGCCATCAGGTCCGGTCCGCTGCCGTCGTCGGGGCGGGTGAAGGCGACGCGGCCCCTGAGCAGGTCGACCGAGGCGCGGCGGGGTTCGTCCAGCGGGGCCGGGTCGACGGTGCCGAGGAGGGCGGAGGCGGCGTCGCCGTTGCCCGCGTCGAGGTGGGCGCGCACGGCGGCCAGGGTGCGGGCCAGGCGCGGTCCGGCGTCCGGGGACAGCGCGGCGGAGCGCTCCAGGAACGCCGCAGCCGCCGCGACGCCGCCGCGCGCCTGGGCGCGGGAGGCGCAGCGCTCCAGGTCGGCGGCGACCTCGGCGTCCGGGCTGGTGGCGGCCTGGGCGCGGTGCCAGGCGCGGCGGTCGGGCGCGAGGAGCGGGTCGGTGACCTCGGCGAGCGCGCCGTGCGCCCGGCGGCGCTCGTCCGGGGAGGCGGCGCGGTAGGCGGCCGAGCGGGCGAGCGGGTGGCAGAAGCGGATGCGGGCGCCGAACTCGGCGAGTTCGGCGGCGGCGGCGTCCGCGCCCGCCTGCCGGACGTCGACGCCGAGCAGGCGGGCGGCGGGCCACAGCAGGTCGGGGTCGCCGGTGGGGTCGGCGCTCGCGGTGGTGAGCAGCAGGCGCGCGGGGGCGGGCAGGGCGTCGAGCCTGCGCCGGAAGCCGAGTTCGACGCGGGTGGGCGCGGACGCCGGTCCGGGAGGGGCGAACCCGCCCGCGCGGGGCAGTTCGAGCAGGGCGAGGGGGTTGCCGCGCGCCTCGGCGACCAGGCGCTCGCGGACCCGCTCGTCCAGCGGGGAGGCGGCGAGGAGGGCGCGGGCGGCGTCGTCGCCCAGGCCCTCCAGGACGAGGCCGGGCAGGCGGTCCAGGTCGGTGGCGGGCGGGCGGGTGGCGAACAGGACCGCGACGGGGTCGGCGGCGATGCGGCGGGCGAGGAAGGTCAGGACCGTGGTGGAGGCGGGGTCGAGCCAGTGGGCGTCGTCGACCAGGCACAGCAGCGGGCGGGCGCGGGCGGTGGAGGTGAGCAGTTCGAGGGTCGCGAGGCCCACGCGGAACGGGTCGGGCGCGCCCTCGGCCAGCCCGAACGCGACGCCGAGCGCCTCGCGGTGGTGCGGGGAGATCCGGTCGAGGTGCGGCAGGAGGGGGACGCAGAGCTGGGCGAGCCCGGCGTAGGGGAAGTCGCGCTCGAACTCGGCCCCCGTGGCCCGCACCACCGCGAAGCCGGTCGAGTCGGCGAGCGCCCGGTCGAGCAGGGCGGATTTTCCGGCGCCGGGCTCCCCGGTCAGGACGAGGGCCCCGCCCCGGCCCTCGCGGGCGGCGTCGAGCACCGCCGCGATGGCGGCCAGCTCGCGGGCCCTGCCGACCAGCGGGGTGGACGCGGGGGCCGGGGTGGTCATGGGGGAAACGGTAGTTGATCACGGGTGAGGGGGCGGGCAGGGCTGGGACCCCCGCGTGCGCGGGGAAGATCCATTGCCGGTGCCCCTCGGAGGCGCGCCCCCGCATGCGCGGGGAAGACACCTTTTGACCAGCGACTTCACCCACTTGACGGGTCGTTTTGATTCGGTTCAGCGCAGTCCCGGACCTATCCCGCACAAGTCCCGCCCTCAGCACGCCCCGCGCCGAACAGCCGCACCGCGAACTCCGCGCAGGGCAAGGACTTGAGCGAGCGGGTCAGGTCGGGGTCGCCGGCGGCGCACTCCCGGTTGCGGGCGGCGTCGGCTTCCGCCAGCGCCCTCGCCTTGTCCTTCGTGGACGACGCCGGATCGGGTTGCGCCTCCGGTGGCGCGCACTCGATCGCCGCGCTGTGACCGATCCCGCGCGGGTCGAAGCCGATCAGGTCGTGCCGGGGCGCCGTCACGCCCTGAGGACCGGGAGCAGGGCCGGTGCCGTGGTCACGGCGCGGACCCCGGTGGTCCGCGAGCACGTCGAGCGTGCCGCGCGGGCACCGGGGGGCGGATCAACCGCGAGGGGGTCCACGGCCCCGGAAGCTCCCCCGCGCGGTGGAGGAACCGGGGCCGCTTCGGTGCTACCCCAGCGTGAACAGCGCCGACGGGTCGAACGGGGCGACCTCGTCAGCCCGGCCCGCGCGGACCTTGCGCGGCCACTCCGGGTCGGCCAGCAGCGCGCGACCGACCGCGACCAGGTCGAACTCGTCGCGCTCCAGCCGCCGCA encodes:
- a CDS encoding alpha/beta fold hydrolase, giving the protein MSTTRIAGITVEQHDRTRAFLLLHGGAGVPTARPFAALLAERAGARVLVPTHPGFDGADRPDALATARDLAAAYADLLDRLDLTGVTVVGNSFGGWVAAELALLGGPRVAEAVVVDGIGVEVDGHPLTDVRGLAPEELRALSFHDPAKAPRPQTPGTPGPSPDVRALLAYAGPTMSDPTLLGRLAATQIPVHVVWGESDGVVDVGYGKAYAAAIPGARFTVLPESGHLPQVETPEALLAALLGG
- a CDS encoding MarR family winged helix-turn-helix transcriptional regulator gives rise to the protein MPSKQRVGLAVKRLQWQHHREATRRLLAGAGLSLVQWDVLRHLREDPDASLRALAALTFQTDQSMGELARRMVERGLLRRVDGGGRAVRHALTDEGIAAHEAGSGIVDEVLEETVGVLTDRERAELLALLEKALGGRGQAPGGSA
- a CDS encoding DUF2306 domain-containing protein: MSSAAPSPTARRRRWWASWVLVTALAIAITAISVPPYLTGGANFPLDRTIVGYYTSLVLHSVPAGLTLLIGPLQFVPRLRARFPRAHRISGRVYLLSVVAASATSAYATVVTPSGFPLQVVFTMLIAAWLYTAFEAYRTIRRGDVRMHRVWTVRNYTLTFAAVTLRVYQLTGMALLPWVDYRDMYTTSAWAGLLGNVLIAEYFIVHRMLAPKTRESAPAPAPRQTAAIG
- a CDS encoding helix-turn-helix transcriptional regulator, which translates into the protein MTTPAPASTPLVGRARELAAIAAVLDAAREGRGGALVLTGEPGAGKSALLDRALADSTGFAVVRATGAEFERDFPYAGLAQLCVPLLPHLDRISPHHREALGVAFGLAEGAPDPFRVGLATLELLTSTARARPLLCLVDDAHWLDPASTTVLTFLARRIAADPVAVLFATRPPATDLDRLPGLVLEGLGDDAARALLAASPLDERVRERLVAEARGNPLALLELPRAGGFAPPGPASAPTRVELGFRRRLDALPAPARLLLTTASADPTGDPDLLWPAARLLGVDVRQAGADAAAAELAEFGARIRFCHPLARSAAYRAASPDERRRAHGALAEVTDPLLAPDRRAWHRAQAATSPDAEVAADLERCASRAQARGGVAAAAAFLERSAALSPDAGPRLARTLAAVRAHLDAGNGDAASALLGTVDPAPLDEPRRASVDLLRGRVAFTRPDDGSGPDLMARAAERLSPVDAERARDCLVEAVETSLLVGRGGGVVDDVVSRAARTAPPSAEPDVLDALITLSRSGYRAAAPALKAALHGTGSPLWTRWPAISVMVAAELWDLDALAAIAEHLVTTGRALGSPVALRLGLAQRATCATLAGDVAVALAATAEEEAVADALGEPPLVHPRLHLAALRGRRADALELAGSEHRGPGGGGVTNLHWTTALLANGLGDHPAALAAAREATAPSRLFLVGAVLPELVEAAVRCGEDAVAAEALDALTERAEASPTPSSLGVAACARGLVTGEEEHYRDAVDLLARSPLVPYRARAHLLYGEWLRRKGRRRDAVAHLGSARGLLSASGAEGFARRAENELRAAGERVDRRAGADREKLTAQEVAVAGLVVGGATSQEVAVQLFVSKRTVDAHLRNIFRKLGITSRRQLKDHPDLVALDRLP